The Deinococcus aquaticus genomic interval CCGGCAGCCGCTCGATCACGGCTGCCACGCCGTCCCGGTCGTTGCTCAGGGTCACCTCGTCGGCCGACGCCTGCACGTCCGGCCCGGCGTTCCCCATCGCCACGCCACGTCCGGCCCAGGCGAGCATCTCGGTGTCGTTCCGTTCATCCCCGAAGGCCAGCACGTCGCCGCGCGCCACGCCCAGGTGTGCGCACAGCCGCTCCAGGCCCCAGGCTTTACTGACCCCGGCGGCCAGGACCTCCAGGAACGGCGCGCCGCTGTGCGTGACCGCGAAGCCCGGCAGCTTCAGGGCCTGCACCTGCTCCAGCAGTTCGAGTGGCGACAGGGTCGGGTGCCGCACGATGAACTTCAGGCTGGGCGCGGCCAGCACGTCCTCCAGCGGGAACCCTCCCAGGCCGCGCGGCTCCCGCCGGTGATCTGTGAACGACGCCAGCGCCGCGTACCCCTGCTGCGCCACGAACACCTCGCCGCCCGCCCGCACCGACGCGAACACCACGCCCGGCACCCGCTCCGCCAGCGCCCCGGCCAGTGCCCGCTGCGCCGCGACCGGCAGGTGCTGTGCGAACAGCGCTTCGCCCGTGCCAAGGTGCAGGGCGTGCGCGCCGTTCCCGCACACCGCCCACCCCGTGAACCCCGCCGCCCGCGCGATCAGCGTCAGCCCGCGCGGTTGCCGCGCCGTGACCGGCACCACCCACAGTCCGGCGGCGCGGGCCGAGTCCAGCGCCGCGCGGGTCCGGGTGCTCACGCTGCCGTCACCTCGCAGCAGGGTTCCGTCGAGGTCCGTGGCGATCAGGCGAACAGGCATACGCGGCAGTATCGCGTGACCGGCGGGTCAGCGCCCTTCGAGAATCACCACGGCCGACGCGTGCTCGCGGGTGTGCGTGAGCGT includes:
- a CDS encoding HAD family hydrolase, giving the protein MPVRLIATDLDGTLLRGDGSVSTRTRAALDSARAAGLWVVPVTARQPRGLTLIARAAGFTGWAVCGNGAHALHLGTGEALFAQHLPVAAQRALAGALAERVPGVVFASVRAGGEVFVAQQGYAALASFTDHRREPRGLGGFPLEDVLAAPSLKFIVRHPTLSPLELLEQVQALKLPGFAVTHSGAPFLEVLAAGVSKAWGLERLCAHLGVARGDVLAFGDERNDTEMLAWAGRGVAMGNAGPDVQASADEVTLSNDRDGVAAVIERLPDLHAAPGNAALSVPSE